Proteins co-encoded in one Pseudomonas beijingensis genomic window:
- a CDS encoding ligase-associated DNA damage response exonuclease — protein sequence MDLVIARPEGLYCPPGDFYIDPWRAVERSVITHAHGDHARGGNHHYLAAAPGEGILRSRLGQDINLQTLPYGERLSHHGVTLSFHPAGHVLGSAQVRLEYQGEVWVASGDYKVEPDGTCTPFEPVKCHTFITESTFGLPIYRWQPQAQIFDEINQWWRGNIAAGRASVLFCYSFGKAQRILHGIDESLGPILAHGAVEPLNRVYREAGVYLPPTIYAGDIKKNDPIMGQALIIAPPSAGGSSWMRRFGDYSDAFASGWMRLRGTRRRRGVDRGFVLSDHADWPGLLWAIEQTGAERVMVTHGSVAGLVRHLCEQGLNAQGFTTEYGDDEEDLATAIDSGEEEP from the coding sequence ATGGATCTTGTCATTGCCCGCCCCGAAGGCTTGTACTGCCCACCCGGGGATTTCTACATCGACCCGTGGCGGGCGGTGGAACGCTCGGTCATCACCCACGCCCACGGCGACCATGCCCGCGGCGGCAACCACCATTACCTGGCAGCGGCACCCGGCGAAGGTATCTTGCGGTCACGCCTGGGCCAGGACATCAACCTGCAGACCCTGCCTTACGGCGAACGCCTGTCGCATCATGGCGTGACCTTGAGCTTTCACCCCGCCGGCCACGTGCTGGGCTCGGCCCAGGTACGGCTGGAATATCAAGGCGAGGTCTGGGTGGCGTCGGGGGATTACAAAGTCGAACCCGACGGCACCTGCACCCCGTTCGAGCCGGTGAAATGCCACACCTTCATCACGGAATCCACCTTCGGCCTGCCGATCTACCGCTGGCAGCCCCAGGCGCAGATTTTCGACGAGATCAACCAGTGGTGGCGCGGGAACATCGCCGCCGGCCGGGCCAGCGTGTTGTTCTGTTATTCCTTCGGCAAGGCCCAGCGGATTCTTCACGGCATTGATGAAAGCCTCGGCCCGATCCTGGCCCATGGGGCGGTGGAACCGCTGAACCGGGTCTACCGCGAGGCCGGGGTTTATCTGCCGCCAACGATTTATGCCGGTGATATCAAGAAGAACGACCCGATCATGGGCCAGGCGCTGATCATCGCCCCGCCCTCTGCCGGGGGCAGCAGTTGGATGCGCCGTTTCGGCGACTACAGCGATGCCTTCGCCAGCGGCTGGATGCGCCTGCGTGGTACACGTCGGCGGCGCGGCGTCGACCGGGGTTTCGTGCTGTCCGACCACGCCGACTGGCCAGGCCTGCTCTGGGCCATCGAGCAGACCGGCGCCGAACGGGTCATGGTCACCCACGGGTCAGTTGCCGGGCTGGTGCGCCACTTGTGCGAGCAAGGCCTCAATGCCCAGGGATTCACCACCGAATACGGCGACGACGAAGAAGACCTCGCCACGGCCATCGACAGCGGTGAGGAGGAGCCATGA
- a CDS encoding penicillin acylase family protein, whose amino-acid sequence MASPASISLIPRLGVAAAVASVLGLSGCQTWNAQDTVPPTSGVQPLKGLAQNVSVRRNATGMPLIESNSFHDALFTLGYVHASDRITQMVTLRLLAQGRLAEMSGAERLDVDRYMRAVNLKKNADELYKASSPRLKRFFEVYARGVNAYLFRYRDKLPSDLAATGYKPEYWKPEDSALMFCLLNFSQSANLPEEIANLVLAQTVTNDKLAWLSPSYPDEQLPVAEADKLQGLRLNGQIPGLNEISKATHQLAGLNLLGAASASNWAIAPQRSRSGKSLLASDSHGPLGMPGLWSPVQIRAPKYQAAGVSVAGIPMILAGFNGKVAWSMTSVLGDNQDLFLEKIRRQGNGLSYEVNGKWQPAIVRNETYFIKGQRPIREAVFETRHGPLLNSAQGPAMANGFGLALQTPSFSDDKTLDAFFDLSRAQTVEKASDASREIRAMAVNLVFADASHIGWQVTGRYPNRREGEGLLPSPGWDGRYDWDGYADPMLHPYDQDPAQGWLGTANQRVIPHGYGMQLSNSWASPERGERMAELAGAGKHDTRSLTAMQYDQTTTLAAKLKQVFEAPGMTQPLKQAIEALPVADRAKAREAYTRLMAFDGRLSPTSADAAIYELFLQESMKQIFLDELGPDSSPAWQALVANGQLSYSAQADHLLGREDSPFWDDVRTPQKEDKAVILARSLAATISAGDSQLGGDHKAWQWGQLHRSAWKNSNGQIVRGPLPAGGDATTLNTAAFAWGQDFTTTLAPAMRFIVDFGQPEPLMIQDGAGQSGNPVSPHYANGIDPWIKGQYQSLPLQSQNFDRAYGKTRLTLVPGK is encoded by the coding sequence ATGGCCTCGCCAGCCTCTATTTCCCTCATCCCCCGGCTCGGTGTTGCCGCCGCGGTAGCCAGTGTGCTCGGTTTGAGCGGATGCCAGACCTGGAATGCCCAGGACACGGTCCCGCCCACGTCCGGTGTGCAGCCGCTCAAGGGGCTGGCGCAGAACGTCTCCGTCCGCCGCAACGCCACGGGCATGCCGCTGATCGAAAGCAACAGCTTCCATGACGCCTTGTTCACCCTCGGCTACGTCCACGCCAGCGATCGCATCACCCAGATGGTGACCCTGCGCCTGCTGGCCCAGGGTCGATTGGCGGAAATGTCCGGCGCCGAGCGGCTGGACGTCGACCGCTACATGCGCGCCGTCAACCTGAAGAAAAACGCCGACGAGCTGTACAAGGCGTCTTCGCCGCGGCTCAAGCGCTTCTTCGAAGTCTATGCCCGGGGCGTCAACGCCTACCTGTTCCGTTACCGCGACAAGTTGCCGTCGGACCTGGCCGCCACCGGTTACAAACCCGAATACTGGAAACCGGAAGATTCGGCGCTGATGTTCTGCCTGCTGAATTTCAGCCAGTCGGCCAACCTGCCGGAAGAAATCGCCAACCTGGTGCTGGCCCAAACCGTCACCAACGATAAACTCGCCTGGCTGAGCCCGTCCTACCCGGACGAGCAACTGCCCGTGGCCGAGGCCGACAAACTCCAGGGCCTGCGCCTCAATGGCCAGATCCCGGGCCTGAACGAAATCAGCAAGGCCACCCACCAATTGGCCGGGCTGAACCTGTTGGGTGCTGCGTCGGCAAGCAACTGGGCCATCGCGCCGCAACGCAGCCGCAGCGGCAAGAGCCTGTTGGCCAGCGACAGCCATGGGCCGCTGGGCATGCCGGGGCTGTGGAGCCCGGTACAGATCCGTGCGCCCAAGTACCAGGCGGCCGGGGTTTCCGTGGCGGGCATCCCGATGATCCTGGCCGGGTTCAATGGCAAAGTGGCCTGGAGCATGACCAGCGTGCTGGGGGACAACCAGGACCTGTTCCTGGAAAAAATCCGCCGCCAGGGCAATGGCCTGTCCTACGAGGTCAACGGCAAATGGCAACCGGCGATCGTGCGCAACGAAACCTATTTCATCAAAGGCCAGCGGCCGATTCGCGAAGCGGTGTTCGAAACCCGCCACGGCCCGCTGCTCAACAGTGCCCAGGGCCCGGCCATGGCCAACGGCTTTGGCCTGGCCTTGCAGACGCCGAGCTTCAGCGACGACAAGACCCTGGACGCCTTCTTCGACCTGTCCCGGGCACAGACCGTCGAGAAAGCCTCCGATGCCAGCCGGGAAATCCGCGCCATGGCCGTGAACCTGGTCTTTGCCGACGCCAGCCATATCGGCTGGCAAGTCACCGGTCGCTACCCGAACCGCCGTGAAGGTGAAGGCTTGTTGCCGTCGCCGGGCTGGGACGGTCGCTACGATTGGGACGGTTACGCCGACCCGATGCTGCACCCCTACGATCAAGACCCGGCCCAGGGCTGGCTCGGCACGGCCAATCAACGGGTCATTCCCCATGGCTACGGCATGCAGCTGTCCAATTCCTGGGCTTCGCCGGAGCGTGGCGAACGCATGGCCGAACTGGCCGGCGCCGGCAAGCACGACACCCGCAGCCTGACCGCCATGCAATACGACCAGACCACGACGCTCGCGGCCAAGCTCAAGCAAGTCTTCGAAGCCCCGGGCATGACCCAGCCACTCAAACAGGCCATCGAAGCCCTGCCGGTGGCTGACCGGGCCAAGGCTCGCGAGGCCTATACCCGTTTGATGGCGTTCGATGGCCGGCTCAGCCCGACCTCCGCCGACGCGGCGATCTACGAGCTGTTCCTGCAGGAAAGCATGAAGCAGATTTTCCTCGACGAGCTGGGCCCGGACAGCAGCCCGGCATGGCAGGCGCTGGTCGCCAACGGCCAATTGTCCTACTCGGCCCAGGCCGATCATCTGCTGGGGCGGGAAGACAGCCCGTTCTGGGACGATGTGCGCACACCCCAGAAAGAAGACAAGGCCGTCATCCTGGCTCGCAGCCTGGCCGCCACCATCAGCGCCGGTGACAGCCAGTTGGGCGGTGACCACAAGGCCTGGCAATGGGGCCAATTGCATCGCAGCGCCTGGAAGAACAGCAACGGTCAGATCGTACGCGGCCCGCTGCCAGCCGGTGGCGACGCCACCACACTCAACACGGCGGCGTTCGCCTGGGGGCAGGATTTCACCACCACCCTGGCGCCGGCCATGCGCTTTATCGTCGACTTCGGCCAGCCCGAGCCGTTGATGATCCAGGACGGTGCTGGCCAGTCCGGCAACCCGGTCAGCCCACACTATGCCAATGGCATTGATCCGTGGATCAAGGGGCAGTACCAGAGCCTGCCGTTGCAATCGCAGAACTTTGATCGGGCCTATGGCAAGACACGATTGACCCTGGTGCCTGGCAAATAA
- a CDS encoding cysteine hydrolase family protein, with product MELQNDAALILIDQQKGILHPRLGPRNNPEAELRMLELLAFWRHTARPVIHVHHLSRSPDSVFWPGQSGVEVQPRFEPMAGEWLVQKQVPDAFSGTHLEQDLRKAGIRQLVIVGVATHNSVESTARTAGNLGFDTWVAEDACFTFDKTDYFGNARSAAEVHAMSLGNLHGEYATVVGVKRILQAG from the coding sequence ATGGAGCTACAGAACGACGCAGCGCTGATCCTCATCGATCAACAAAAAGGCATCCTTCACCCCAGGCTCGGCCCTCGGAACAACCCCGAGGCAGAGCTGCGCATGCTGGAACTGCTGGCTTTCTGGCGACACACGGCGCGACCGGTGATTCACGTCCATCACCTGTCCCGCTCGCCGGACTCGGTGTTCTGGCCGGGGCAGTCGGGGGTGGAGGTCCAGCCACGGTTCGAGCCGATGGCCGGGGAATGGTTGGTGCAAAAACAGGTGCCGGATGCGTTCAGTGGCACCCACCTGGAGCAAGACCTGCGCAAAGCCGGTATCAGGCAACTGGTGATCGTCGGCGTGGCGACGCACAACTCGGTGGAGTCCACGGCGCGTACGGCTGGCAATCTGGGATTCGATACCTGGGTGGCCGAGGACGCCTGCTTTACCTTCGACAAAACCGATTACTTCGGCAACGCCCGTTCGGCAGCCGAGGTGCATGCCATGTCCCTGGGCAACTTGCACGGGGAGTATGCGACGGTGGTTGGTGTGAAGCGGATTCTGCAGGCGGGCTGA
- a CDS encoding SEC-C metal-binding domain-containing protein, whose product MTQQPHVHGPDCNHDHDHHHDHDHGHVHGPNCGHAHQEPVRNALKDVGRNDPCPCGNGKKFKKCHGA is encoded by the coding sequence ATGACCCAGCAACCCCACGTCCACGGCCCTGATTGCAACCATGATCACGACCATCATCACGACCATGACCACGGCCACGTCCACGGCCCGAACTGCGGCCACGCCCACCAGGAACCGGTGCGCAACGCCCTGAAGGATGTCGGCCGCAATGACCCTTGCCCGTGCGGCAACGGCAAGAAATTCAAGAAGTGCCACGGGGCTTGA
- a CDS encoding LEA type 2 family protein: MTPSSFLLRITCLLLFVGLGGCASWRGEEAPEPQVHLVKVEVVRARLVEQKFMLHFRVDNPGDSDLTVRGLTYRIHLGDLLLTEGEHEHWFTVRPKHSAYFKVPVRTNLWPQVREVVKLLEKPREQIPYRLEGELETGLFIAHYVHLERNGVIIAADFIAE, encoded by the coding sequence ATGACCCCTTCATCATTCTTGCTACGCATCACCTGCCTGCTGCTGTTCGTTGGGCTCGGCGGCTGTGCATCCTGGCGAGGTGAAGAAGCCCCGGAACCCCAGGTGCACCTGGTCAAGGTCGAGGTGGTGCGGGCCCGGCTGGTGGAACAGAAGTTCATGCTGCACTTTCGCGTCGACAACCCCGGCGACAGCGACCTCACCGTTCGTGGCCTGACTTACCGCATTCACCTGGGCGACCTGCTGCTGACCGAAGGTGAGCATGAACACTGGTTCACCGTGCGCCCCAAGCACAGCGCCTACTTCAAGGTGCCGGTGCGCACCAACCTGTGGCCACAGGTGCGGGAAGTGGTGAAGCTGCTGGAGAAACCCCGGGAACAGATCCCCTATCGTCTGGAAGGTGAGCTGGAAACCGGATTATTCATCGCCCACTACGTGCACCTTGAGCGCAATGGCGTGATAATCGCCGCCGATTTTATTGCGGAGTAA
- a CDS encoding YchJ family protein, whose product MNTSSHSPICPCGSGNSLEACCGHYHDGHPAPCAEALMRSRYSAYVLGLVDYLVATTLPAQQQGLDRQSISEWSANSTWLGLNVESSEVFGGQPEHAFVTFTARWHDGQGEHSHREQSSFVQNDGRWYFIDPTVPVKTGRNDSCPCGSGHKFKKCCAGYFNR is encoded by the coding sequence GTGAACACAAGCTCGCACTCACCCATTTGCCCCTGCGGCAGTGGCAACTCACTGGAGGCCTGCTGCGGCCACTACCATGACGGTCACCCGGCGCCCTGCGCCGAAGCCTTGATGCGCTCGCGCTATAGCGCCTATGTGCTGGGCCTGGTGGATTATCTGGTCGCCACCACCCTGCCCGCCCAGCAGCAAGGCCTCGATCGCCAGTCCATCAGCGAATGGAGCGCCAACAGCACATGGTTGGGACTGAACGTGGAAAGCAGCGAAGTGTTCGGCGGTCAACCGGAACACGCCTTCGTCACGTTCACCGCACGCTGGCACGACGGCCAGGGCGAGCATAGCCACCGTGAACAGTCTTCGTTCGTGCAGAACGACGGACGCTGGTACTTCATCGATCCGACCGTGCCGGTCAAGACAGGACGCAACGACAGCTGCCCGTGCGGCAGCGGGCACAAGTTCAAGAAGTGCTGCGCCGGTTACTTCAATCGCTGA
- a CDS encoding DUF6231 family protein, giving the protein MTVAISSRTPQQALAAVLDRYAPKTLLLIGASGFPALEAFQQAHPDTEVIHAGPGALPADVAARRFDLALALDCLEHLPKREGLNLLGGIRNLNASRIAVLADLNACGWQETDFFSLALQASERFQREDQVLTLFTYDLLEYKQVPDWLNSRFWANPENFGKYWW; this is encoded by the coding sequence ATGACCGTTGCCATTTCTTCACGTACGCCCCAGCAAGCCCTGGCCGCCGTGCTTGACCGTTATGCCCCAAAAACACTGCTGCTGATCGGTGCCAGCGGCTTTCCCGCACTCGAAGCATTCCAGCAGGCCCACCCCGACACCGAAGTGATCCATGCCGGCCCCGGCGCGTTGCCGGCGGACGTGGCGGCGCGACGTTTTGACCTGGCCCTGGCGCTCGATTGCCTGGAGCATTTGCCCAAGCGCGAGGGTCTGAACCTGTTGGGCGGCATCCGTAATCTCAACGCCAGCCGCATCGCCGTGCTGGCCGACCTCAACGCCTGCGGCTGGCAAGAGACGGACTTTTTTTCCCTGGCCCTGCAAGCCAGTGAGCGATTCCAGCGCGAAGACCAGGTGCTGACCCTGTTCACCTACGATCTGCTTGAATATAAACAGGTCCCCGACTGGCTCAACTCACGTTTTTGGGCCAACCCGGAAAACTTTGGAAAATATTGGTGGTAA
- a CDS encoding OmpA family protein yields MSIVRTALPLVLLTSVLTGCAGLQKTDWPTCAAVGGAIGAGLGAIESTSWAGGGALYVGGMAAAYCWVKGDGDEDGDGVPDSRDKCPGTPKGVQVDADGCPPPAPVPMVEEAVVVKEETIVIRDVHFEFNKATLTPADKDVLSTVATRLKQETSTAQLSVTGHTDSVGSDAYNKKLSQKRADSVVQYLVQNGVPRASFVSVSGAGESQPVADNKTADGRAMNRRTEIRINR; encoded by the coding sequence ATGAGCATAGTTCGGACAGCGTTACCCCTGGTTCTGCTAACCAGTGTGTTGACTGGTTGCGCAGGTTTGCAGAAAACCGACTGGCCGACCTGTGCGGCCGTCGGCGGTGCGATCGGCGCGGGATTAGGTGCCATAGAAAGTACTTCCTGGGCTGGCGGCGGCGCGCTGTATGTTGGCGGCATGGCGGCAGCTTATTGCTGGGTCAAGGGCGACGGCGACGAGGATGGCGATGGCGTGCCGGACAGCCGCGACAAGTGCCCGGGCACACCGAAGGGCGTGCAGGTCGATGCCGACGGTTGCCCACCACCCGCCCCGGTGCCGATGGTCGAAGAAGCGGTCGTGGTCAAGGAAGAAACCATCGTGATCCGCGACGTGCACTTTGAGTTCAACAAAGCCACGCTGACCCCGGCCGACAAAGATGTGCTGAGTACGGTCGCCACCCGGCTGAAACAGGAAACGTCCACCGCGCAACTGAGTGTCACTGGCCACACTGACAGCGTCGGCAGCGATGCCTACAACAAAAAACTGTCGCAGAAGCGAGCCGATTCGGTGGTGCAATACCTGGTCCAGAACGGCGTGCCGCGTGCCAGTTTTGTCTCGGTGTCCGGTGCCGGTGAGAGCCAGCCGGTGGCCGATAACAAGACCGCTGACGGCCGTGCGATGAACCGCCGCACGGAAATCAGGATAAACCGCTGA
- a CDS encoding OmpA family protein — MNVLIRSALPVLLASSLLSGCATHSDGSAPLNQRTWPICSLIGGLVGGGLGAIESSGWAAGGAALGLLGGGLICYAQDGDEDDDGVFDRRDRCPDTAANTPVEHHGCPVPQYPASAPPVEPQAPASEVITLNDAGKVLFDFDKSDLTAEARSQLDGLMGKLSHANVASIRVVGHTDSVGTDAYNQGLSERRASSVVEYLLTQGLAPDKLTSEGKGESEPVADNETDEGRAQNRRVELHIQR; from the coding sequence ATGAACGTTCTAATCAGGTCCGCCTTACCGGTACTGCTGGCGAGCAGTCTGTTGTCCGGTTGCGCCACTCACAGCGACGGCAGCGCACCCCTCAATCAACGCACCTGGCCAATCTGTAGCCTGATCGGCGGCCTGGTCGGCGGCGGGTTGGGGGCCATTGAAAGCAGCGGTTGGGCCGCCGGTGGCGCCGCATTGGGGCTGCTGGGCGGTGGTTTGATCTGCTACGCCCAGGATGGCGATGAAGACGACGACGGCGTGTTCGACCGCCGCGACCGTTGTCCCGATACTGCGGCCAATACACCGGTCGAGCATCACGGTTGCCCAGTGCCGCAATACCCGGCCAGTGCGCCGCCGGTCGAACCGCAAGCACCGGCCAGCGAGGTCATCACCCTCAACGACGCGGGCAAGGTGCTGTTCGATTTCGACAAATCCGACCTCACCGCAGAGGCTCGAAGCCAGCTCGATGGGCTGATGGGCAAGCTCAGCCATGCCAATGTCGCCAGTATCCGGGTGGTGGGCCACACCGACAGTGTCGGCACGGATGCCTATAACCAGGGGCTGTCCGAACGTCGGGCCAGCAGCGTCGTGGAGTATTTGCTGACCCAGGGCCTGGCCCCCGACAAACTCACCAGCGAAGGCAAGGGCGAAAGCGAGCCGGTGGCCGACAATGAGACCGACGAAGGGCGGGCGCAGAACCGTCGGGTTGAATTGCATATCCAGCGCTGA
- a CDS encoding DUF1145 domain-containing protein — MKVFWGLGRLLTLLFWLVVLVNLVVPFVHPLHLLVNVAGAFLLVLHLLELLLFRASFRGRPAPGRDRLRVLLFGIFHLQTLPTAPEASHA; from the coding sequence ATGAAGGTGTTTTGGGGGCTGGGGCGCTTGTTGACCCTGCTGTTCTGGCTGGTGGTGCTGGTCAATCTGGTCGTGCCGTTCGTCCATCCGCTGCATCTGCTGGTCAATGTCGCCGGCGCGTTTTTGCTGGTGCTCCATCTTCTGGAGCTGCTGTTGTTCAGGGCCAGTTTCCGTGGCCGCCCCGCGCCTGGACGTGATCGCCTCAGAGTGCTGCTGTTTGGCATCTTCCACCTGCAAACCCTCCCGACCGCGCCAGAGGCTTCCCATGCGTAA
- a CDS encoding collagen-like protein — translation MRKLCLLAALVCPWASAQVLQVEGHSLMRLPNTTSTLTLERLDVADYGTLLVPSNVTELTIDQLHLGREARIAIVPAQQVLEMKVAQAELAEGSQITSRGAPGTYTKAARPGRDLNLRFKVLNAPLLSVDARGGTGAPGYVGLDGANGQAPGCTWGSAGRGADGSNGSDGQPGAAGAQVRLELPLAYPAEQIKVAVDGGAGGAAGHGGKPGAGGKAKGCLVYTADGGKSGRPGADGQPGPAGAAGTVTVQRF, via the coding sequence ATGCGTAAATTGTGTCTGCTTGCCGCACTCGTATGTCCGTGGGCTTCGGCCCAGGTGCTCCAGGTCGAAGGCCATTCGTTGATGCGCCTGCCCAACACCACCAGCACCCTGACCTTGGAACGCCTGGACGTGGCCGATTACGGCACGCTGCTGGTGCCTTCCAATGTCACTGAACTGACCATCGACCAATTGCATCTGGGGCGTGAGGCGCGGATCGCCATCGTGCCGGCGCAGCAGGTACTGGAAATGAAAGTGGCCCAGGCTGAATTGGCCGAGGGCAGCCAGATCACTTCACGTGGCGCACCGGGGACCTACACCAAGGCCGCGCGGCCGGGACGCGATCTCAACCTGCGTTTCAAGGTGTTGAACGCGCCGTTGTTGTCGGTGGATGCTCGCGGCGGCACCGGTGCACCGGGTTACGTTGGCCTTGACGGTGCCAATGGCCAGGCGCCGGGTTGCACCTGGGGTTCGGCCGGTCGCGGGGCCGACGGCAGCAATGGCAGCGATGGCCAGCCGGGAGCCGCTGGAGCGCAGGTGCGCCTGGAACTGCCCCTGGCTTACCCGGCCGAGCAGATCAAGGTGGCGGTGGACGGCGGTGCCGGTGGCGCGGCGGGGCACGGTGGCAAACCCGGGGCGGGAGGCAAGGCCAAGGGCTGCCTGGTCTATACCGCGGATGGCGGCAAAAGCGGCCGTCCTGGCGCTGATGGCCAGCCAGGGCCTGCCGGAGCGGCGGGGACGGTGACGGTGCAGCGGTTCTGA
- a CDS encoding DUF2269 family protein, producing MTPFALVYTLHLLAALVWVGGMFFAWMILRPAAMTALEGPARLKLWVEVFQRFFVWVWVAVVLLPISGVGLIHLRFAGFETAPRYVQVMMGLYVVMTALFIRIQSLQLPALRNAVTAQDWPAGAAVLGKIRRLVGINLLIGLLVVAIGAARPMF from the coding sequence ATGACACCCTTTGCCCTTGTCTACACCCTGCATTTACTGGCGGCCCTGGTCTGGGTCGGCGGCATGTTCTTCGCCTGGATGATCCTGCGCCCCGCCGCAATGACGGCGCTTGAGGGCCCTGCCCGGCTCAAGCTATGGGTAGAAGTGTTTCAGCGTTTTTTTGTCTGGGTCTGGGTCGCGGTCGTACTTTTGCCGATCAGCGGCGTAGGCCTGATCCATCTGCGCTTCGCCGGTTTCGAAACCGCGCCGCGTTATGTGCAGGTGATGATGGGGTTGTATGTGGTGATGACGGCGCTGTTTATCCGCATCCAGAGCTTGCAACTGCCGGCGTTGCGTAACGCCGTGACGGCGCAGGACTGGCCGGCGGGGGCGGCAGTGCTAGGGAAGATCCGGCGGTTGGTGGGGATCAATCTGTTGATCGGGTTGCTGGTGGTGGCGATTGGCGCAGCGCGACCGATGTTCTGA